A portion of the Colius striatus isolate bColStr4 chromosome 1, bColStr4.1.hap1, whole genome shotgun sequence genome contains these proteins:
- the LOC133628050 gene encoding uncharacterized protein LOC133628050, with translation MRGQRFGKCITLCLLPWCCLSFALSDAASPGTASPGVGHVRKRLPRDNDNGTYMHSNTSASCMALPPPRYGYYYVDRGSGISLGSVLVYWCQEGYQLVGSERLSCLRHDSASSWSHPPPQCQAPSQPSGSGSRAAVAASLLSGAVILVLSISFAVCCWRDRARRSSGGQQHRRKVRGGWKCDPSAPERGRNAFGRLKHYHRRDYHLSALSSSVFPGAFSGCNNLSFQRSPENLPKPPLQSWHPEAQALPQLVLQPGVPPSRSHHIPLPTRPGRGHRPTDCPPLAYTIYEEQQLFSKFGRPV, from the exons ATGAGGGGACAAAGGTTTGGGAAGTGCATCACCCTTTGCCTGCTGCCTTGGTGCTGCCTGAGCTTTGCCTTGAGTGATGCTGCTAGCCCTGGGACCGCCTCACCTGGGGTAGGACACGTCAGAAAGAGACTGCCCAGAGACAATGACAACGGGACCTACATGCACAGCAACACCTCAG CGTCGTGCATGGCTCTGCCCCCGCCACGCTATGGATACTACTATGTGGACAGAGGCTCGGGCATCTCCTTGGGCTCAGTGCTCGTGTACTGGTGCCAGGAGGGATATCAGCTGGTGGGCAGCGAGAGGCTCTCCTGTCTCCGCCATGACAGTGCATCATCCTGGAgccaccccccaccccagtgccagg ccccatcGCAGCCTTCAGGCTCTGGCTCCCGAGCTGCGGTGGCTGCCTCTCTGCTGAGCGGAGCCGTTATCCTGGTACTCTCCATCTCCTTCGCCGTCTGCTGCTGGCGGGACAGGGCGAGGAGGAGTAGCGGGGG GCAGCAGCATAGGAGGAAAGTCAGAGGAGGATGGAAATGTGACCCCTCCGCCCCTGAGAGGGGGAGGAACGCCTTTGGGAGGCTGAAACACTATCACCGGCGGGATTACCACCTCTCAGCCCTCTCCAGCTCTGTGTTCCCAGGGGCCTTTTCAGGCTGCAATAACCTGTCTTTCCAAAG GAGTCCTGAGAACCTGCCCAAGCCacccctgcagagctggcacCCCGAGGCCCaggccctgccccagctggTGTTGCAGCCTGGCGTGCCACCAAGCAGGTCCCACCACATCCCGCTGCCCACCAGGCCCGGCCGTGGCCACCGCCCCACAGACTGCCCTCCCCTCGCCTACACCATCTACGAGGAACAGCAGCTCTTCAGCAAGTTCGGGAGGCCAGTTTGA